In the Besnoitia besnoiti strain Bb-Ger1 chromosome IX, whole genome shotgun sequence genome, AACTGTCCTCTCTTCTTAACGCCCTCCAGTCTCAAGTATCACTGCAGCAACTGCCCGTTCGGTGCGTCGCCTGACGGGAGAAAGGACTCGTGCCGCGGGAGTGCAGACTTCCGCCCGATGTCCGgtgccgcgtccgcctcgaCCGAAGAGGACCACGGCCTTCTGGAGGactcgagggcgagcgggACTGGTGTGATCTGTGTAGAGGACGCGGCTTTCGGGGGAGCACCTGGGGGCGGAGCGTGGgaagccgcctccgccgcagcccagCCGGTTGGCGCGCGAGTCCAGATCGTGATGAGTGACGACGAAGAGCCGTGCTGGCAGACCGGAGAATGTGCAAAGGGGGGAGACGACCGGggatgcggcgccgcggccgcggctgccggcggcgatGCGTCAcagccgcctcccgcagcggaggaggaggggcggTCCAGGCGCTCCCCAGTTGAGTCACGGATGTCCTCCCGGTCAGGCAGGGCGGGTCGCAGAAGTAGAACTAGCTCAGCGCCACATAGCCCCGCCCTGGGGGCTCACGCATCAAGTTTTCCAGCGGAGGCTCCGTGCGCGGGGACGTCGGCGGGCCCGGCCTCCGGGCCTCTGGTCGGCGCTACCGACAGCGGCACGCCGGGTAGttcagcgccttcgtcctcatCTGCTTGCGCGTCACCGTTCTCTGTTGCGGCGTCTTCAGAGAGGTCTCAGtcagcctcctccgccgctgtcgaGCCCTTGTCGCTCTATGTTCCTGCCTCTTCCCTGGAAATTGCTCACCCAGAGTCCATTtccggcgtcgcggcagAGGGGGACGGCATAGGCAtaggcgacgacgcccgtcatgtggcggctgcgtctccggCCGCGTGTGACGCGTGTCCCTTCTGTCTAGACGCCTGCGAGGACGAAAACTGCGCAAagtgtctgcctcttcgttctctcgcAGGCGTGCTGAGCGGCACTGGcggcccccctccccctccgtcgtctgcgtccacGGGGTCTCCAGGCACACCCTCCGCCGAGCAGTGCACGCACTCCGAGGAATCTCCGGAGAGCCTCTTCTTGGAGACCTCCAGCGACCCGGTCACTCCCCCGGGGCCTTTTCCGCAGTCGTGGCGACCTGCTTCAACGCCGGCGGCCAGACGGGACGTAGGCGAAcactctgcagctcctgcgaCGTCCAgtggccgctgcggctggtTCCCCACGAGGTGTTTGCAGATGATTTCTCCTCCCAGCCCGCTGCCAGAGTATACTCTGTGTCAAGTCGCACGGCACTGTAGGCAGGGCGGCTGCTGGATCGTCGCTCACGACTATATCTACGACGCCCTTCCCATTCTGTACGTCCACCCCGGCGGACCCGGATGTCTGTTGCGGAAGTCTCACGAGAACGTGGATTGCAGCCGGGACTACGATTTTCATTCGCGTAGAGGCCGGCAGCTCTGGGAGCGACTTCTTGTTGGGCGCGTCGAGTCCTGCCCCGGATGGAAAAGGCAACAACAACGCTTGGATGCACCTATGAGCCACACCGAAGCGAGAGGCGATCTTGACGCTGCGAGAAGTGAGCAAGCGTGCAGCGGAGAAGCTCGTCAGGCGGAATCGCCATCGGAACTGCCGGGGCGAGCTCTAACGTCAGAGACACCCCAGGGCTCGTCGGCGGGCAAGGGGCGAAcgggccgcgaggcgggtgGGAGACGATGTGCCTCTAGGAAAGAAGCAGCGGTGGACAAGAACTGGTGCCGCCTGCAGTGATAGGTGCAAAACGCATGTCGATTTCAATTTAGCTTCGTCAAACAAGCAAAATCTGCGCCGTCCTTTGAGTGATCTTCCCAGCACACCGAGTAATATGCGAGTGCCGCCTGTCGCAGTATTTCGCGTGGTGATCTTGCCTCGCTTTCAGTGCTCAGGGTGTAacctgcgcgtccgcgtgtCCGCCCAGGTGTCGGCCTGCAGCGACTATTCTGAGATTTATTGTGCTTCGAGTCACTTTCATGAGTGCACGGACAGGCCAATTTTATATGATAATCCCGACGTAGTCTTGTTCTCACAATTGAGAGGACTTCCGTTCTACTCGAACGAACTCCAGTGCTTCCTGGCTTGATTCCCAAATTTATATCTACGATATTCTGGGCCTCAGACTGCCCAGAATAACTGTCAGTGGGGCAGCTACGTGGCGGCAAGTCCCAAGGAATAGTGGTTTTCAATGCGGCTGCGTAGCTCAACTGTTGTTTCTGTTGTGGTCTGGTAAGGGCGTTTGTAGGGAGTCCCCAGGGAGAAATGAACTAAACtcagagacagcagaaagTACTCTTTGCAATATATTGTCTGACTTTCGCGGCAGTGAGTGTCACGAGGCAAGTCGCACGTCGGCGACACTGGAGTGCGTTCACCACCGCATTGGGGGACACGCAGGCAGTCATATACAGTCACTTCAGCAGCGCAGTATGCCAGAATTAGAAGGCGAAAGCCGAGGATGTGTGATGAGCACTTAGAAGTGGGCTGCGTCTGGTCACAAGGAGCACTGCTACGGCACGTTGTGCTTCGAGGTTATTCGGCTTACAGCACGGACCAGGAACAGCGTGCGTTTTCTACGCTTGAATCCCACCTTTGTGCACAGACCTGGGCACTGCAGATATCGGCTGGCTGCTAAGGGGCGTGATTGTGGGACATGAAGGAAGGCCAGCTGCCGCTTACAAGGGCTACATCTTGCGCGGATTCCTCACTGTGCGGACAGTCAAGCGACACAATGGTGAAGCGTATCAATCCAGCACCCCCAGCAACACGAGTCCGCACAGGAGTCGGTATGACGTTCAGTTTCTACCAGAGGATCGGATTAGGTTGTAGCTGGTCGGATAGGAATTCAGCCTCCGCAGGGGTGCGTAGCGAACAAGAAGCATGCACCTGGCTGGGGGTTCTCTTTTGATTCGCCCGCATCAACGGCACTGTGGAAACGACGCGATGTGTAGCAACTGGTGCTACTGCGTGTCGCGATCGCTACCGGCGCTTTAGCAGCTGAACAGAGAAGAGCAAAGAGGCAGCGTTCGGCCGGACTCGGAACACACAGCAGAAACAAAACGACAAGGGGGGAAACACCTCCCCTCAGCCGAG is a window encoding:
- a CDS encoding hypothetical protein (encoded by transcript BESB_012850) produces the protein MLGSGEVKMQQRSAARGDEALQPPDEPSDSRPGPSPSWQEHCSSNDSVPGSDDGNREALRQSRHEGECLAAAGGGENGRGSPSSPVASAHSRHLAKGSSWRGRRPGRQYFSPSSRSMIWGSRHCATNCPLFLTPSSLKYHCSNCPFGASPDGRKDSCRGSADFRPMSGAASASTEEDHGLLEDSRASGTGVICVEDAAFGGAPGGGAWEAASAAAQPVGARVQIVMSDDEEPCWQTGECAKGGDDRGCGAAAAAAGGDASQPPPAAEEEGRSRRSPVESRMSSRSGRAGRRSRTSSAPHSPALGAHASSFPAEAPCAGTSAGPASGPLVGATDSGTPGSSAPSSSSACASPFSVAASSERSQSASSAAVEPLSLYVPASSLEIAHPESISGVAAEGDGIGIGDDARHVAAASPAACDACPFCLDACEDENCAKCLPLRSLAGVLSGTGGPPPPPSSASTGSPGTPSAEQCTHSEESPESLFLETSSDPVTPPGPFPQSWRPASTPAARRDVGEHSAAPATSSGRCGWFPTRCLQMISPPSPLPEYTLCQVARHCRQGGCWIVAHDYIYDALPILYVHPGGPGCLLRKSHENVDCSRDYDFHSRRGRQLWERLLVGRVESCPGWKRQQQRLDAPMSHTEARGDLDAARSEQACSGEARQAESPSELPGRALTSETPQGSSAGKGRTGREAGGRRCASRKEAAVDKNWCRLQ